One segment of Poecile atricapillus isolate bPoeAtr1 chromosome 36 unlocalized genomic scaffold, bPoeAtr1.hap1 SUPER_36_unloc_6, whole genome shotgun sequence DNA contains the following:
- the LOC131574143 gene encoding 2-acylglycerol O-acyltransferase 2-like isoform X2, whose protein sequence is MPLLEFAPLRLPLRRRLQTLAVLQWVFSFLLLGQLCTLLFVLALRGPLWPLALLYALWLLADRDTPRRGGRPCAWVRAWPVWRHFRDYFPISLIRTTPLDPGRNYIFGFHPHGILAAGAFGNFCTEATGFGGLFPGLRPHLLTLPCWFRLPFFREYAMAGGLVSSDPSSLEHLLAQPRGGLVAVIALGGPPEALEAQPGGLRLQLLRRRGFVRIALKHGTPLVPVFSFGENELFRQVPNPPGSRLRRLQLRLQKLLGVALPLFHARGIFQYNFGLLPFRRPIHTVVGAPLELPRLPDPSEAEVELWHRRYRERLRELFEEHKLGYGVPPERRLSFV, encoded by the exons GCCAGCTGTGCACGCTGCTGTTCGTGCTGGCCCTGCGGGGCCCGCTCTGGCCCCTGGCTCTCCTTTACGCGCTGTGGCTGCTGGCGGACCGGGACACGCCCCGCCGCGGGGGGCGCCCTTGCGCCTGGGTGCGCGCCTGGCCCGTCTGGCGTCACTTCCGGGACTACTTCCCCATCTCG CTGATCCGCACCACGCCGCTGGATCCCGGCAGGAATTACATTTTCGGGTTCCACCCCCACGGGATTTTGGCCGCCGGAGCTTTTGGGAATTTCTGCACGGAAGCcacgggatttggggggctcttCCCGGGGCTGCGCCCCCATCTCCTCACCCTCCCCTGCTGGTTCCGCCTCCCGTTTTTCCGGGAATACGCCATGGCCGGCG gtCTGGTTTCCTCGGACCCCTCCAGCCTCGAGCACCTCCTGGCTCAGCCCCGGGGGGGCCTCGTGGCCGTGATCGCCCTGGGGGGACCCCCCGAGGCCCTGGAGGCGCAGCCGGGGGGGCtccggctgcagctgctgcgcAGGAGGGGCTTTGTGCGCATCGCCCTCAAACACGG GACCCCTCTGGTCCCGGTGTTCAGTTTCGGGGAGAACGAGCTGTTCCGGCAGGTTCCGAACCCTCCGGGCTCGCGGCTGCGGCGCCTGCAGCTGCGGCTCCAGAAGCTTCTGGGGGTGGCGCTGCCGCTCTTCCACGCCCGCGGAATCTTCCAGTACAACTTCGGGCTGCTGCCCTTCCGCAGGCCCATCCACACCGTGG TGGGGGCCCCCCTGGAGCTGCCGCGGCTCCCGGATCCATCGGAAGCCGAGGTGGAGCTTTGGCACCGGCGCTACCGGGAGCGGCTGCGGGAGCTCTTCGAGGAGCACAAATTGGGGTACGGGGTCCCCCCCGAGCGCCGCCTCAGCTTCGtctga